One window of Acidobacteriaceae bacterium genomic DNA carries:
- a CDS encoding RNA methyltransferase produces the protein MKALRAAFDGKVSRPGEIVAIEGATLIGEALRSDVRLEAVFVRQGSEAVLGSLAVGGTPVIMLTRDVFASAVDTASPQGVAALIEIPHMEKRPDQYRHGITLVLEAIQDPGNVGTMLRAAEAFGVPQVLVTGETANAWGPKAVRAAAGSVFRLPVRRMSLEEIARWAREQRVHVYAAVAEARGATACVDADMGRSCAVMIGNEGAGLSQEALEIADERVHIPCVTESLNAAAAAATLLYEAMRQRIARIVPAKVAR, from the coding sequence GTGAAGGCGTTGCGCGCGGCTTTCGACGGCAAGGTGTCCAGGCCGGGGGAGATCGTTGCGATTGAGGGCGCGACGCTGATCGGCGAAGCGCTGCGATCTGACGTGCGGCTGGAGGCCGTCTTTGTCCGGCAGGGAAGCGAGGCGGTGCTGGGCTCGCTCGCAGTCGGCGGCACACCCGTCATCATGCTGACCCGGGACGTCTTCGCCAGCGCGGTCGATACCGCGTCGCCTCAGGGTGTGGCGGCCTTGATTGAGATTCCGCACATGGAGAAGCGGCCCGATCAATATCGTCACGGGATCACCCTCGTGCTGGAAGCCATTCAGGACCCCGGGAATGTGGGCACGATGCTGCGCGCCGCCGAGGCGTTTGGTGTCCCGCAGGTTCTGGTTACCGGCGAGACCGCGAATGCATGGGGGCCGAAGGCTGTGCGCGCGGCGGCGGGTTCAGTTTTTCGTCTGCCCGTGCGAAGGATGTCGTTGGAGGAGATTGCCCGATGGGCGCGTGAGCAGCGAGTGCACGTGTATGCCGCTGTCGCGGAGGCGCGAGGTGCGACCGCGTGCGTGGATGCGGATATGGGCCGTTCCTGTGCTGTGATGATTGGCAACGAAGGCGCTGGGCTCTCGCAGGAAGCCCTGGAAATTGCCGACGAGCGCGTGCACATTCCATGCGTTACGGAGTCGCTGAATGCCGCGGCCGCGGCCGCGACGCTGTTGTATGAGGCGATGCGGCAGAGGATCGCGCGCATAGTCCCTGCAAAGGTTGCGCGATGA
- a CDS encoding L-threonylcarbamoyladenylate synthase: MIAEMLRIHPEEPEPQHVARVTAALRAGQVVALPTDTFYGLAVDPVNLRAVDRIYDLKTRARHKPLSLLIEDMAQAYELARSLDGAFDRLAERFWPGPLTLVVKAGGKLPLRVTANTGNVALRVPEAAICRAVVRELGLPITATSANLRGLPECTFANCVREQFGDKIPLIVDGGPTARSVATTIVDLSGGSNSWMILREGAIPTHEIALALHR, encoded by the coding sequence TTGATTGCAGAGATGCTTCGCATACATCCGGAGGAGCCGGAGCCACAGCACGTCGCGCGCGTCACAGCCGCTCTGCGCGCCGGCCAAGTCGTCGCGCTTCCCACCGACACGTTCTACGGTCTCGCCGTGGACCCGGTAAATCTGCGCGCCGTGGATCGCATCTACGACCTGAAGACCCGCGCGCGCCACAAGCCTCTTTCGCTGCTGATTGAAGATATGGCGCAGGCCTACGAGCTGGCGCGTTCGCTGGACGGCGCTTTCGACCGGCTCGCGGAGCGGTTCTGGCCCGGCCCGCTCACCCTTGTGGTCAAAGCCGGCGGCAAACTTCCGCTCCGGGTGACGGCCAACACTGGCAACGTGGCGCTGCGGGTTCCTGAAGCGGCCATTTGCAGGGCTGTCGTTCGCGAGCTCGGACTGCCGATAACGGCGACCTCGGCCAACCTCCGCGGTCTGCCCGAGTGCACCTTTGCCAACTGCGTTCGGGAGCAGTTCGGCGACAAGATTCCGCTGATCGTGGATGGGGGACCGACGGCGCGGTCGGTGGCGACCACGATCGTGGACCTATCGGGCGGCTCGAACTCGTGGATGATCCTGCGCGAAGGCGCCATCCCGACGCACGAGATCGCGCTGGCTCTCCACCGCTGA
- a CDS encoding DUF2264 domain-containing protein: MQRRDFVKGTLWGGAGAVVGTRLASAESPLSPFGSLSRDGWIGLLDRVAGPVMRAAAAGKLQQLMPVEAAPGHEAERRKVTHLEAVGRTLAGLAPWLEHGPSDGAEGELRGKYTAWARDAIAHGVDPQSPGWLRFGEERQTIVDAAFLALALHRAPKSVRDALPQEVRKNLADALRATHKQTPPMNNWLLFAAMIEVALYELGEDWDRQRVDFALKKMSEWYVGDGVYGDGAHYHADYYDSYVMHPFLLAALEAVGDKDDAWKAMIAPEHARATRYAAIQERTIGPDGSFAPIGRSLAYRCGAFHLLADAAYRKMLPASVTPEQVRCGLGAVIQRTLLARETFDRAGWLQIGLCGHQPEIGETYISTGSLYLCTAAFLPLGLAPDVDFWAGPDAAWSGKKAWSGVDLAADHALD; encoded by the coding sequence TTGCAGCGACGGGACTTTGTAAAGGGCACATTGTGGGGCGGGGCGGGTGCGGTGGTGGGCACACGTCTCGCAAGTGCGGAGTCACCACTTTCTCCGTTTGGTTCTCTGTCACGCGACGGATGGATTGGGCTGCTGGATCGTGTGGCAGGGCCGGTGATGCGCGCAGCGGCGGCGGGGAAGCTGCAGCAGTTGATGCCGGTGGAAGCCGCGCCGGGGCATGAAGCGGAGCGGCGGAAGGTAACGCACCTGGAGGCGGTAGGTCGGACGCTGGCGGGACTGGCTCCGTGGCTGGAACATGGGCCGAGCGACGGAGCAGAGGGTGAGTTGCGGGGCAAGTATACGGCCTGGGCGCGGGATGCGATCGCGCATGGAGTGGATCCGCAGTCGCCGGGATGGCTGCGATTTGGTGAGGAGCGGCAGACGATTGTGGATGCGGCGTTCCTGGCGCTCGCGTTGCATCGGGCGCCAAAGTCCGTCCGCGACGCGCTGCCGCAGGAGGTCCGCAAGAACTTAGCGGATGCGCTGCGGGCGACGCACAAGCAGACTCCGCCGATGAATAACTGGCTGCTGTTTGCGGCGATGATCGAGGTCGCGCTGTATGAGCTTGGTGAAGACTGGGACCGGCAGCGCGTCGATTTTGCGCTCAAAAAGATGAGCGAGTGGTATGTGGGGGATGGGGTGTACGGGGATGGGGCGCACTATCACGCGGATTACTACGACTCGTACGTGATGCATCCGTTCCTGCTGGCCGCGCTGGAGGCGGTGGGCGATAAGGATGACGCGTGGAAGGCGATGATTGCGCCGGAGCACGCGCGAGCGACGCGGTATGCGGCGATCCAAGAGCGGACGATTGGGCCGGATGGGAGCTTTGCGCCGATCGGCAGATCGCTGGCATATCGATGCGGGGCGTTTCATCTGCTGGCGGATGCGGCGTATCGCAAGATGCTGCCAGCTTCAGTGACGCCGGAGCAGGTGCGGTGTGGGCTCGGTGCTGTGATTCAGCGGACACTGCTGGCGCGGGAGACGTTCGATCGCGCGGGGTGGCTGCAGATTGGGCTGTGCGGGCATCAGCCGGAGATTGGGGAGACCTATATCTCGACTGGGAGCTTGTATCTTTGCACGGCAGCGTTCCTGCCGCTGGGGTTGGCTCCGGATGTGGATTTCTGGGCTGGACCGGATGCGGCGTGGAGCGGGAAGAAGGCCTGGAGCGGCGTGGATCTGGCTGCGGATCATGCGCTGGACTAG
- a CDS encoding cytochrome D1 domain-containing protein, with protein MILSSAVLCAGAGAQSLLVANQGNATLSVIDPASGKQVAAIEEKTPGVHGHEVVASTDGRTAFLPIYGSTGVGKPGIDGHEMLVIDVPSHTVVGHVDFGHGLRPHLPVLDAKRHLLYVTTELDDAVTVIDTRTLKIVGKVPTGAEQSHMLVLSHDGTRGYTANVGPGSVSVLDMIGRKKITVIPVSHEVQRISISNDDRWVFTSDQTEPMLAVIDTKTNKVARWVELPGTGYGAAPTPDGKWLLVCVPSANEVALIDLSAMRVANAIKVPATPQEILIPPNGAVAYVSCNKSGKVAAIDLKSWKVAKVIDAGPGADGLAWAK; from the coding sequence TTGATCCTGTCTAGTGCCGTTCTCTGTGCGGGTGCAGGTGCACAGTCGCTGCTCGTAGCCAATCAGGGCAATGCAACGCTGAGCGTCATCGATCCGGCGAGTGGAAAGCAGGTTGCGGCGATCGAGGAGAAGACGCCCGGTGTGCATGGGCATGAAGTCGTTGCGTCGACGGATGGACGCACAGCGTTCCTGCCGATCTACGGAAGCACGGGTGTAGGCAAGCCCGGCATCGATGGGCACGAGATGCTGGTGATTGATGTCCCGTCGCACACGGTGGTCGGGCATGTTGATTTTGGGCATGGCCTGCGGCCCCATCTGCCGGTACTGGATGCGAAGCGGCATCTGCTGTACGTGACGACGGAGCTGGATGATGCGGTAACCGTGATCGACACGCGGACGCTGAAGATTGTGGGCAAGGTGCCGACAGGGGCGGAGCAATCCCACATGCTCGTGCTGTCGCACGACGGCACGCGCGGCTACACGGCGAATGTCGGGCCGGGGAGCGTGTCGGTGCTGGACATGATCGGGCGGAAGAAAATTACCGTGATTCCGGTATCGCATGAGGTGCAGCGGATTTCGATCTCAAACGACGACCGCTGGGTGTTTACGTCGGACCAGACGGAGCCGATGCTGGCGGTCATCGACACAAAGACCAACAAGGTGGCGCGTTGGGTGGAGCTGCCGGGCACCGGGTATGGTGCGGCGCCGACGCCCGATGGGAAGTGGCTGCTGGTGTGTGTGCCGTCGGCGAATGAAGTGGCGCTCATCGACCTTTCTGCGATGCGGGTGGCGAATGCAATCAAGGTTCCGGCCACGCCGCAGGAGATTCTGATTCCGCCGAATGGGGCCGTGGCGTATGTGTCCTGCAATAAGAGCGGTAAGGTGGCGGCGATCGACTTGAAGAGCTGGAAGGTGGCGAAGGTGATCGACGCAGGCCCGGGCGCGGATGGGCTGGCATGGGCAAAGTGA
- a CDS encoding SgcJ/EcaC family oxidoreductase, translating into MNPETDSDVEQIRELVATWARASASGDLDAILPLMDDDILFITHGAEPFGRDVFVQHFTNNVKQMDLDVTAHVREVEVRNDLAFARTWLEVRITPQNGEPMTRTGYTLSVYRRRPGEPWKLWRDANLV; encoded by the coding sequence ATCCCGAAACCGACTCCGACGTCGAGCAGATCCGCGAACTCGTCGCCACTTGGGCCCGCGCCTCCGCCTCCGGTGATCTCGACGCTATCCTTCCCCTGATGGACGATGACATTTTGTTCATAACCCACGGCGCCGAGCCCTTCGGCCGCGACGTATTCGTCCAACACTTCACCAACAACGTCAAACAAATGGACCTCGACGTCACCGCACACGTTCGGGAGGTAGAGGTCCGTAACGATCTCGCATTCGCGCGCACCTGGCTCGAGGTCCGCATCACTCCTCAGAATGGCGAGCCAATGACGCGCACGGGCTACACGCTCTCGGTCTACCGGCGGCGTCCCGGTGAACCCTGGAAGCTCTGGCGCGACGCCAATCTCGTCTGA
- a CDS encoding thioredoxin family protein, translating to MPRISNVLRLAAVLALATTAFAVKPGDQAPDFKGTDSNGHTQTLSQYHGKWVVLEWANRGCPYDQKHYNSGNMEALQKEWTAKGVVWLRIVSSAPGEQGYVTPAQENEYLTEHHAAPTAAILDPTGAIGHLYEAKTTPHMFVIDPTGKLIYMGAIDDKPSPDPDTLKGAHNYVSEALEDGMAGKPVPTPVTRSYGCSVKYAE from the coding sequence ATGCCCCGCATCTCCAACGTTCTGCGCCTCGCCGCTGTCCTCGCCCTCGCCACCACCGCCTTCGCCGTCAAACCCGGCGACCAGGCTCCCGACTTCAAGGGCACCGACTCCAACGGCCACACCCAGACCCTCTCGCAATATCACGGCAAGTGGGTCGTCCTCGAGTGGGCCAACCGCGGCTGCCCCTACGACCAGAAGCACTACAACAGCGGCAACATGGAAGCCCTGCAGAAGGAATGGACCGCCAAAGGAGTCGTCTGGCTCCGCATCGTCTCCTCCGCGCCCGGCGAGCAGGGCTACGTGACGCCCGCTCAGGAGAACGAATACCTAACCGAACACCACGCCGCTCCCACTGCCGCCATCCTCGACCCCACCGGCGCCATCGGCCACCTCTACGAAGCCAAGACCACCCCGCACATGTTCGTCATCGACCCCACCGGCAAGCTCATCTACATGGGCGCCATCGACGACAAGCCCAGCCCCGATCCCGACACTCTCAAAGGCGCGCACAACTACGTCAGCGAGGCCCTCGAAGATGGCATGGCAGGCAAACCCGTCCCCACCCCGGTCACCCGTAGCTACGGCTGCTCCGTAAAGTACGCCGAATGA
- a CDS encoding replication-associated recombination protein A: MSLFDTAPMRGGDRVNKRAPLADRMRPRTLDEFVGQQHLLGPGKPLRLQIERDDSASLIFWGPPGVGKTTLAKIIAHATSASFIEFSAVLSGIKEIKQVMADAEKASQFGSRTILFIDEIHRFNKAQQDAFLPYVERGAIRLIGATTENPSFEINAALLSRCRVYTLQALSQDDVLALLTRALNDSERGLGAMGLSADEGALEQIASYSSGDARNALNALEVAAKLADSRGEKVITKALAAEAVQQRVLLYDKKGEQHYDLISALHKSVRNSDANASLYWLGRMLAAGEDPMYVARRVVRMAIEDIGLAAPEALNLCLSARDAVHFLGSPEGDLALGEAVVYLALAPKSNALYTAYGDVLADIEAKPAEPVPLHLRNAPTKLMKELDYGKGYQYAHDIEGRVADMECLPPSLAGRRYYQPTSEGREKILADRMREIERIRESKR; encoded by the coding sequence ATGAGTCTATTCGACACAGCGCCGATGCGCGGAGGCGATCGCGTGAATAAGCGCGCGCCACTCGCGGATCGCATGCGCCCGCGCACGCTGGACGAGTTTGTCGGCCAGCAGCATCTCCTCGGCCCGGGCAAGCCGCTGCGGCTGCAGATTGAGCGCGACGATTCAGCGTCGTTGATCTTCTGGGGACCGCCGGGCGTGGGAAAGACGACGCTCGCCAAGATCATCGCGCACGCCACGAGCGCCAGCTTCATTGAATTTTCCGCAGTACTCTCGGGGATCAAAGAGATCAAGCAGGTGATGGCAGACGCTGAGAAGGCCTCGCAATTCGGCTCGCGGACAATTCTCTTCATCGACGAGATTCATCGCTTCAACAAGGCGCAGCAGGATGCATTCCTTCCGTATGTCGAGCGCGGCGCGATCAGGCTGATTGGAGCGACGACCGAGAATCCGTCGTTCGAGATTAACGCCGCGTTGCTGAGCCGTTGCCGCGTGTACACGCTCCAGGCACTCTCGCAGGACGACGTGCTGGCGTTGCTGACGCGCGCCTTGAATGACTCGGAGCGCGGACTCGGCGCGATGGGGCTAAGCGCGGATGAGGGTGCGCTCGAACAGATCGCATCGTACTCCAGTGGCGATGCGCGCAATGCGCTCAATGCGCTCGAAGTTGCGGCCAAGCTCGCGGACAGTCGCGGCGAAAAAGTCATCACGAAAGCGCTTGCGGCGGAGGCGGTGCAGCAGCGCGTGCTGCTCTATGACAAGAAGGGCGAGCAGCACTATGACCTCATCTCGGCGCTGCACAAGAGCGTGCGCAACTCGGATGCGAATGCGTCGCTCTATTGGTTGGGAAGAATGCTGGCCGCTGGCGAAGACCCGATGTACGTGGCACGTCGCGTCGTGAGGATGGCCATCGAAGACATCGGGCTTGCCGCTCCGGAGGCGTTGAATCTTTGCCTGAGCGCGCGCGATGCCGTGCACTTTCTCGGCTCCCCAGAGGGTGACCTGGCGCTCGGTGAAGCGGTTGTATATCTCGCGCTCGCACCAAAGTCGAATGCGCTGTACACGGCGTATGGCGACGTACTGGCAGATATCGAAGCGAAGCCCGCGGAGCCTGTGCCGCTGCACCTGCGCAACGCTCCCACGAAGCTGATGAAGGAGCTTGATTACGGGAAGGGCTATCAGTACGCGCACGACATCGAGGGCCGGGTCGCAGACATGGAGTGTCTTCCGCCATCGCTTGCCGGGCGCAGGTACTATCAGCCAACCAGTGAAGGCCGCGAAAAGATTCTCGCGGACCGCATGCGCGAGATCGAGCGCATTCGTGAGTCGAAGCGATAG
- a CDS encoding YdcF family protein, with translation MGARLLGWTLLIVLLVVAGWCLWVYRQIEYTAHIDNAERADAIAVFGAAEYAGRPSPVLHARLDKAVALYDRGIAPFVITLGGGSDKDSGRTEGGVGRDYLLANGIPFDRIIAETHTFDTQEQVQKLAQIAAARQFHSIVVVSDGTHLFRIALLCRQAGLNVYTSPRAPLGHIDDVDAAERVGHEILSYTALRLNLESWLHRLDRRND, from the coding sequence TTGGGCGCGCGCCTGCTGGGCTGGACGCTGCTCATTGTCCTGCTGGTCGTAGCGGGATGGTGCCTGTGGGTCTATCGGCAGATCGAGTACACAGCGCACATCGATAATGCGGAGCGCGCCGATGCCATCGCGGTCTTCGGCGCGGCCGAGTACGCGGGGCGTCCTTCACCGGTGCTGCATGCGCGGCTCGACAAGGCGGTTGCGCTGTACGACCGCGGAATCGCGCCGTTTGTTATCACGCTTGGCGGCGGATCTGATAAAGACTCTGGCCGCACGGAAGGCGGGGTGGGCCGCGACTACCTGCTGGCGAATGGAATTCCGTTCGACCGCATCATCGCGGAGACGCACACGTTCGACACACAGGAACAAGTCCAGAAGTTAGCCCAGATTGCGGCCGCGCGCCAGTTCCATAGCATCGTTGTCGTCAGCGATGGAACGCATCTGTTCCGGATTGCGCTACTGTGCCGGCAAGCCGGGCTGAACGTCTACACTTCGCCGCGTGCGCCGCTAGGGCACATCGATGATGTGGACGCGGCCGAGCGCGTGGGGCACGAGATTCTGAGCTATACGGCGCTGCGGCTGAATCTTGAAAGCTGGCTTCACCGGCTGGACCGCAGAAACGACTAA
- a CDS encoding SDR family oxidoreductase, whose amino-acid sequence MPDHKTAIITGAAGGIGAGLVEGFLSNGYRVVATSRDISSLTASPTLVLVDGDIGKPETAAKVIDAALEHFRTIDVLVNTAGIYRKKPFPDYTTDDITALIATNLLGFLYITQLAVRQMLKQQSGNVVTITAGLADHPVAGVNASISMMTKGALNTITRNLATEYAALGIRFNAVAPGVVATPLHTDVAEAAQAERQPMKTITQVSDIVDAVLYLTRAHQVSGEILYVDGGAHAGR is encoded by the coding sequence ATGCCAGACCATAAAACTGCCATCATCACCGGAGCGGCTGGAGGTATCGGCGCGGGTCTCGTCGAAGGCTTTTTGAGCAACGGTTATCGCGTCGTCGCAACCTCACGCGACATCAGCTCGTTGACTGCCTCACCCACGCTGGTGCTGGTTGATGGCGACATCGGCAAGCCGGAGACGGCTGCCAAGGTCATCGACGCCGCGCTCGAGCACTTCCGGACCATCGATGTCCTCGTGAACACTGCGGGTATCTATCGCAAGAAGCCCTTTCCGGACTACACCACTGACGACATCACTGCCCTCATTGCCACGAATCTGTTGGGCTTCCTCTACATCACTCAGCTAGCCGTCAGGCAGATGCTCAAGCAGCAGTCCGGCAACGTCGTGACCATCACAGCGGGACTTGCAGATCATCCGGTCGCGGGTGTGAACGCCTCCATCTCCATGATGACCAAAGGCGCCCTGAACACCATCACACGCAACCTCGCCACGGAGTACGCGGCCTTGGGCATTCGCTTCAACGCCGTCGCGCCCGGCGTCGTGGCCACGCCTTTGCACACTGATGTGGCCGAGGCTGCTCAAGCAGAGCGGCAGCCAATGAAGACGATCACGCAGGTAAGCGACATCGTCGACGCGGTCCTCTATCTCACCCGCGCACATCAGGTCAGCGGCGAGATCCTGTACGTCGACGGCGGCGCCCACGCCGGCCGCTAA